The following nucleotide sequence is from Ornithodoros turicata isolate Travis chromosome 2, ASM3712646v1, whole genome shotgun sequence.
GCCAAGTGCACGGAGGCGGCTAGCAAATGACCTCACTCCTTCTCCATCTAACTGTTTCGCCTTCATGAACCGTTCCATTTTAGAGCTTCGAGTGTCGGTATCATATTGGGCCAGCACTAACGTTTTAAACTCTGCGTACGTCTTTGCATTGGCCAAGTCCCTGTCTCGCCAGGCAAAGTCATAAGCCTCACCCACCATCTTGCATCTTGCGATACCTATGAGCTGTACATCATTCCATCCGCCCATGGCCCCTACTTGCTCTAATGTGCGCAAGAAATCTTTTGCTCTGATGCCTTTGTCATCTCCCGTGAACATAGGAACCATATTTCCTAAAGCCAGAACACTGGCCCCTACGACGCTCGCATGAACTGCCTGCAAGTCCCCGGCGCCGTTAGACGCTCCTCCTTCGGGTAAGGGCATGATGTCTTACCCAATAACTCCGCaaaatcccaccgctgccaccaattGAGACGACCCTCTGCTGAGGTCACTGTTAACACTAAGTGGGTTTATGCGGAGCGAAGGGGAAGAGCCAAACACGCTCAACAATTACAACCCGTTTAATCAAAGAAATAAGTGCAATAAAGTTCCGGCCAAGAAACGCGGTATTCGAGAATGGATCTCACCAATGTCATGTCCTCAGGATCACAATTTCACGTCACACGTCGAGTCGATTCCGCCGTTGGTCCTCTTCTGTTCTCTTCTTCTCTGTCGTATCCGTGTGTCTCGTCGTTCTTCACCTCCTTCTGGTCTTCGGGACCACGTCTAGGTTTCCGCAAGCCTTCTCGTGTTCCACTCCCTCCtcctcttttcttctcttccccTCCGCTGCTCTTCCTCGTCTTTTTCCAGTCCAGTCTCTTCATCACAATATTATTTTCTTCGGCCGTAAGCACAATGTGAGACAGACACAACAACTGTACGCAGACGTATGATAATCACAGAACTACCTCAGGCACAAGATGGAAATTGCCCAGAAACAAATTGGGGCGGTGCTCGGCCGTGTCTTAGCCGTATTGCTTTACAGGAAAACGTCACGATCACGGATTCCATTGCTCGGCTGTGGCTCCTCCACGTTGctacccccaccccacccccaccccagcCGCATTTGCCTCCTCCGCTAATATTCTTCGGCGCTCCCGTAGCTCTCTCGATCGCTCGGGGCTTGACTTTGGTTCTTCTCGAGCGCCCTTTCTTCTGATTGCCCTTTCCTTTGATTCTGATCATATTGTAGTTTCATATATGGCTACATTCTGGCAAAAGTTTGATATTTCAAGTTTGCAAACTCATAAAATTTTGGTTATTGTTGTTGAAGCCGATACCGCTTAAGGTCCAGGTATAACCTCTTAAGCGCTTCCCAAAGACACTTCGATCGGAGTCCTCGCTTCACGAGTTCGCGAGATAGACAGCCCGcgcgtacccctatatttccgtGCACCTTTCGCACGCTCCCGCCACACTCAGAGATTGCGTCAGCCGCCGCAATGAGATTGTTAGCTAGTATCTTACACCTGTAAGCTATCTCGATTTAGCGGGTTGGTTGCTATCGGTTTATTACTCACCCAGTTACGGCatcatgaaattcggcataatttcgttgcgTCGTAAATTTTGACCGGGCTACTAAATCAAACCTAGACATTTTCAcgtcaaattaaaaaaaatacatatagTAGCGTCGCAAAAATACAAATGACATCTAGGCAGAGACAGCGATAGGAGAGGGGGAGAAAGACGACCGCCTTAAGCCCCGCGCTTCCATAGGCCCCcgcggttactttttttttaaatatcaagtatacacttaatcgtgtgaaacaggcctcGCAATGTGCCTTTGACTCAGGCCCcccacacccctagcaccggccctgcatCTGTGTCCTCACGTCCCTTCTTTCTGTTTTATATTTTTTCTCATTTGTGTTTCAGATGTGACTGAGGCCGAatacgttttataatacaatatTTCGCTTTCTGCCGCACACCAAGACACTGCGCCGGATTCGTACGTCACGCTATATTGTGTGACATACTTCACAATTTCGGGATAAATTTACGAACCGCACAAGACGGAAGGTATGTATGTTGAAGTGTTGTTCGGGGGCTGCTACCTGAAGATATCAGGtaagaaaataaaaacataCATTAAACTCTTGTCATTTTTTATTTCACCCTGCTCTTGTTTTGTACATGCAGGAGCCACGTCCAGACGCCCCAGTCGTTCTCTCGTTCTCGTGACTACGTCACTCATCTTCAGTTCGTTGTCGTGTCGTCTAACTAATGTTTCTCATGCAACGAGGACAGGGTATAGTGCACTCGAGCGTTGCTACCCCATCCAATCACGTCCACGTATTTGTTAGTCTTGTTCCGCATATCATAACTCTTACACAAACATTTATATAGATATGTGAGATAATTATGACGCACCTCAAAACACGATACAAACGGATgagcctaaagaaattaaacaCACGACGACAATTTCCAGTAGTGCGGACACTGAATCGTTCTCTGCCTTCTAAGCCTAGCTCATATACGATCCGCGTTTACATAAACTCCAGAGAAGCGGGTCGAGTTGGGTTGTCGGGTTTGACTCGCTCATGTATACGCTATCGTGTCGTGTTCACACGCGTTGCGTCGCGTAGAGTCGAGTCAACCCGACAGCAGGGGGTAGGTCAGCCCGACTCGACACGCTCGGGCTAGGCACGACGCTGGACCCGCTAGACGCCGCTGTGTACGTCTCCGGTTGGAGCGAGTTCCTGTAAACAGCGTCGGGTCGGGTTCGACTCCTCAACCCGCTAGTCAACTCTACCCGCtcctgtcgagttcatgtaaacgcagtAGAGCCGCATGGCTCCCACGTTAAAGCATATGGCTCAGCGTGCTTGGACCTCCCACAAGTCCTCTCATGGAGTCAACGCTTTTTTCCTCCCCCCCCACCCGCGTCCGGACCTCGCGTTGAGACTTTAgccacacgcacacacatagtCGTATATACACATGGGATGGTGATGTAATGGGACATTCAAGACTGTTATGGCGGCGCACTTCCCCATTGGTTTTCTTGTAGGGTTGAGAGAGGGTtgatcacgaaaaaaaaaaaaaaaaagaaactgttcGTTTATTGCGGCACAGGCACTCCACAACAATGACGGATGACAACGGATGACTTGCATCTTTTGTGCATGGTCATGACAACGGCCCGACAATTTTCGCTATGTTGAGCTCAATTGATGATCGACTCGTCGCAAATCATTTTTCATGATGTCGCGCTCTCGTTCCTACTACCAGAAGACCAAAAAGATGCAGGTCACCACGCGGTCCACAGGTGGGTCAAAGTTCGGATGCATCGAAGCCGAGCGGTTGCTTGAAAGACATTGTAAATGCGGTGGAAGGCTGTGGTGAGGGACAAGGTGGGACCTATGTCGTAACGCAGGGAGAGGGCCGTGATGCCGCTCGCCAGGTGTTATTGACCTGCGTCCTCGTTTACACTGATGCCCACAtgactagagtagcttgatgggcttgttggtacatgactcagaGAACCTGAGAACCTGCTCAAAGAACCTTCCCACATGGCCTGATATTCCACTGGAACGCCACTGACACCGTATTCGTGCCTTATTCTGCCTGACTCAACTTTCGGAAGGCCATCGCACGCCTGAAGGGTCATCTTCCTCTCTCCTCATCCGCTCCCTGTTACGCGCCAACAATGCGGACGTTTACCCGTTCTGATATCTGCTCCGCCATCTCCGGTCTGCGGTCAAGCGTGACACTCCCGCACCTGTagccctccaactcgctctcgacTTTCTACGCTCCACGGGTCAGTACTACCGCCACGGCGGTACATTGCTTGGGGGAGAGGGAGAAGGGATAGAGGGGAAGGGAAGAACAGTTATATTAGTTGCTGGTAGGCATCATGTGTTCCTATAGCCGCTCTTGTGGGTCGACGACCTTGAAAAAGCATTGGGCGCTGCATTTTATATCCCTGATAACGACTTTCAGCAAGCCGTTGCCCTCCCTTACCCAATGTCCTCTATGGAAGCAGAGCTCTTCGGCATCCTGTCGGCACTACAACACTTGCTTGCCGGCTGCATAGTGGGTTTTTCTCACTGACAGCAAGGTTTCACTGGATCTGCTGCCCTTTTCGCCCCAGCACAATATGCAGTCTCCACCCGCTCGTACTGCAATCTCTCACACAACTTGTGGCcactggccattctgtgacgcttcagtgAATCCCGGGGCACGTAAGCCTTGTTGggaacacccgcgcagacacaatGGCGGGACTCGCAGCATCTACCAGATTTCTTCCTGCTACCCCTCTACCCCTAACGACCTGTGCCTTGTTCTCTGCACCTTCGCCATTGGCGCTGTATCCGTACCcaccagttccgagcggacccATATGATAATTTCTTACGTCTCATGGACCCCCTGCAAgactttactattgcctgccgTTCCAATAGAGCTGAAGAGTCACTCCTCCATCGTCCTCGAATGAATATTGCACGCACGCACACtctcactcctgtataaaatgcgccagacgaactcccccaactgcagaacttgttgcgtggaagccgacattgagcactATCATCCTGCCACCGGAATGTGTCTCaacgactcgtcctccaacgccacttgcgacaattTGATTAGCCCAACGTCTCTTGCGACAACTGGATTACCccaacgtctctttggccactcTGTTCGGCCCTGTCCTGCACACGCATGCGGCGCTTACGgctgccctcttgagctttcttcaCGAAACGGATGAAATTCATGAAATTTCTTcacggcctctcgaccagcctctagcGCTCccttgtgtgtgtttgtcttttttttcttctttaaagaAAAGCAAGCCGGCCTACGCTTGGTTCTCCGGATCTTAGTAGCAAGAGGGTGCTGTCTATGGTAGGCAGGCGGAGACGGCGTGCACGTTTCACCGTGACGAAGGACTTCCACCGCGGCTTCCTTCGCTTCAGCAATGACGATACGAGTCTCGATCGCTCAGGGGACTCCCAAGTACTCACGGAGACTCCGCGCAACCAGACATTGAACCTTGTGGTCTGACGAAGGAGGCAAACCATTCTCAGACCATTCAACAAAGATAAATTGTATGCAAGCGACTCCCGAACAAAAGCCTGGTGGATGGTCGAAATCGGCGTTGTGCTACCACACCACCTTATGCCTGCTAAATGCCGGATAACCGCAATTCACCAGTGCTCAGCTACCAAGCTCGCAATATGCTTTCCACAAGACATCCTGGAGACTAAGCTCGCAACGCTCCCCACTAGACAGCAAGACATAAAGCTGACCATAAGGCGACAGTAACACCAAAGATCAAAGAGAGCATACTGTGGGCCAGCAACTGAAAGTTGGAAGGGTTGTATggtccttcttgtgaatgggaGTACCACAGACTTTTCAGACTAGATGTTGATACCGGCTTTTGTGACGCAATGCTCAACGGCATTCAAGGTCTGCTGTAGGTGGCACTGGATGTTACGACGGGATCTGGCACTGATGTAAATACAGATATCATCAGCATTCCAGGCTTTCCGATGCAGCGTCTAAGACCTGGATGACCACGTTGAACACGGTCGGAGTCAAGACGCTACCCTGTGTGACTCTATGGGTTGGCGTGAaatatacccctgtcacacgggcatctCGAAGGCCTTTGGGGTTGTTATCAATTGACTCAGCTGCTAATTGTGCGCTGCCAGACGGCGTTTCGGGATGGCCTTCGGCCGGACTGTCAAGTGGGTCAAGAGAGAGCCACAGAACTCCCTCGAAGTCTCGAAGGCCGTCGGGACGAGGATCCCTACACTCTCGGGTACATTGTCTTCGCCTTAAATGCGCTGTAAACGAGATTTCTTTGCATCAGACGACACTTCCTGACGCGGTttctgcttttgtatttattggaagcttcatattctttttttttttcaaggtacGTTAGTCTGCATATTATGCATTTCCCTGCATTTTCACCGGCGCCTGCGAGAGGATACGCGGAGTCAAACCACAGCACAaagatataacaataataaaacaatacaataacaataaacaacaaacaaTGTGGCCAGACGAAAAGAAGCTGAAGGAGCTACATCGTGATTGGCGCGCTGCAGCATTTTTAAGGCCAAATGCGGAAGCTTTCAACGGCCATCAAAAACTTCCCGTGTGGCACCGAGACAATCCATTtaagttcaaaggcgatataaaATCCCGAAGGCCTTCTAGTCGATTGTCATTTTCCGTTgaccgtgtgacaggggtaatACTCTGTATCTTCCTATCGCATGCGAACAAATAGTCCGTTATACGTAACATCGCTCTGGACGCCACGCCTGCATGGATCAGAGTAAGCAGAACGGAGATGTGGCTCATTGCGTCGCATGCACGATATAACATCAAGATATCCAGCCACCACAATCTTCTTACGCGATTTTGTTTCTTCCACCGACGCCATTAAGCCAAAACGAGGAGACGGAGGAGGAAGCCAAGGACGAAATCCACTGCAGACTTGTGTCGGCGGTCCCTGTCATTTCCCGTGGGAAGAGGGGGGGCCTTTCCAGCCACCACTCGACTGTGTCAAGTTTCATGCGCTCCAGCAGCTTTTCAAGGCAGCTGGTCAGCCTAACTGTCTAAAGGAGGAGAGCTTCGAGGGCGGTTTACCCGGCTTCAACAGTGGTGTAGCTCGCCTGTCTACCAACTGTCATTGTCTTTTCCAGTTCTCCAGGACGTATCGAATACGGGACTCTTTCATTGTATTTAGTCCGAGCTATTTCGTATTCCCCACAGTGGCATGTATTATCACCACATTTCATATCACAACGTCTAGATCACCTGCTGACGATGAAACCCTTTCACTACCGAACTTCTCTGTTTCGAAATTGCTTTTACTGCGACAGCAGTATATGGGAAGTTAAGCACCGGATAGCGCGCGTGCGCTGTGTGTCCCAGATATCGCTGTGCTGTAAGTTACAGAAGAAGCGCGCTGCGAAGGTGGCGTGATACGACGTTGGGTATCATGTGTTGCATGAGGTGTTGCAATGCACGTGGCTGGAGTGGAAAGCGCAAGACCCCCGGCCTTTTTACCATGATGCCTCCGCTGTGGAATGTTCTTAGTGAAGGTTCTGGTCTTGTGAACCTCCTGCAATACGAACACGTTCAGAAAAGAATATATGTATTCCTAAATATCTGAACAGAGTTCACCACACAATCCGGATTTTTGTGGTGAGGTAGCGTGATTCGGATAGCGTGATAAGGATGTCATATGGCACATCAAAGTCGGGGTACGCGCTGTCACCGATGGTGTGGCACTGACGTGGCAGAAAGCCAGAGCCACCTCTACCTCAGGCATAGAGGAGAATAACACAAGAGCACCTAGGAGCACCATACCACCGCAGGGCTATCGAAAGGCGATAGCGTTGCTCCGAATCGCAGCGTTTTCTGTCGACAGCCGCCGATTCCTAGTTTGACTACTTTGTTCATTCGACAACCCTCCAGAACATCTTTAAACAGCCCCGTCCGAACCGCTTTCCATTCAGCGCACTGTCTGCATGCGGCACATGTTTCATCCCTGTGTCTGCGCCAAGGTATCCAGGGAAGAGCTTCACTAGCTTACCTCACGAACGGAGCTTCTCCGCAGTCTTCTGCCATCAGATTCGCAGATATGCCTTCGTGGGTGCTGTCTGCGCATAGCGCGCGCGAGACCGACCAGCTTGTGACATTATCAACTTTATATACCTCACTCTTTGGACCAGTTCTTCCAAGGTGATGGAAATACGAAGCTGATCACTTTTCGTACCATTCAGACTAGGTGCTCATTCTAGGTGTCTGGAAAGGTCATTTGAGTTCAACTATATATCTGAACTGCCAGTATGGAAGCACCGACCCATGGAGGTAGGAGTCCTATCGTTCAGAAGGTAAAGATGAAGTCGTGTGCCTCCTATAaagtccacccaaatctttctGCGACGGTCGATGGTTCTGCTGCCCCACAGTGGATGCTGTATGTTGATATCGCCAACCGCCACAAATGGAGCGGAGAGACCGGCGAGCACATCTCTAGCACAGCTAGAATTAATATTAGTCCATTTTCGAGCGACCGAAGAACGAACACAAGACAAGACCACAAACAAGTGGCGCTTTCAACCACTGTATTACAACTGAAAAAGACAGTGTATGTTGCGCTCACGAACCTAATCTGTTAGCACGTGATCCTTCCCTCCTCACCTTATCcaaaccagggggcttaatcgcttcattaTCGtcacggtcgttacaagctaacgagtggcgggaaattaaaAAAGGCGGGCGGAAAaattaaaaaggtgggcacgtgataaaacacgtgcacggcgctcttcgcgcgatacgtgaaggccgtggcaCACGTCACaagcaatgtgtcacgtgcccaccttttttaTCCCGTTATTTATCAAAGCTTGTTGTTTTTGCGTCAGGGAAGCTGTAGGGGAGCTGGCGCAATCTTCTTTCAACGTTTTTATGTTAGTTCCAACCACCTCTCTAACGTGTGTGTCAGTGTCGTTTTATATATGACACTGGTATATGCACAACTACACACACTTTAGAGTGAGGAGTACCGacttgtgatctgtgaagtgagtggtgatgtgtagaTCTGGGATTAGcaggacaaaaatattactaaaatcgggacaaaaGTGGGACAGGAGACACTGAAAAAACGACACACTTCCAGGGACAACGTACGCATTTCTGAGTGTGTCAAAACTGTATTTATTAGCATACATTATTTTAATTTCaactgcggaactctatgccatccttttctttctacaacacatcgctgattttacccctgggcagtcttcacagactccaaatctgcacttcaagctattgaaaattccggcatacgaggcccatccgcacccctagtcacagatgtgttaatggcttaccacgctgtctacgcagcaggccacaggctagttctccagtgggttccagcccgttgtggtgtcgtgggggaCGAGCAGGCCGACGGCGCCGCAGAAGGAGCACTCTCGTATCCGAAACGGatcagtattgttctgctgagagggaACCGCTGTTCCAtactgcgacgcctcgtgacatcCCCTGGCTTCCcaccaatggacaaccgacattctcccctcatctatgttgagcagagttgatccaacgcacgctttctggatgccacgaaacacctctcgtcaagatgctgcattaatccaccgaatgcgactcgatgtggcctttgcggctcagtggcgttaccgcttgagacaagttgactcccccacctgctgccactatggtgctcttgaagatctggagcacattcttcttcattgcccacacttcccgaccgcactctccgagtctcttagtcagctggactctcgccccttctccctatcgaaattgcttggtccttggcggaatccagcccatcaacgatctgcgctcaaaactcgtttgacatttctggacaccattggacttcgatcgttattgtgaaggggctcattattttattccccaactccccaccagcaatggggtagagtatcacgtCTGACGATGAACGTCCCCACTCTCCATATTCAACTGAAGTTGTTGCTATTTTAATttgttttgcatcaccgaaaccgacagtcaacaaacagaacaagaagagagaagaagacagagaagaagaaagaataggcttggagggaggggggggggggggagtcgtGATACTGTTATGGTAAGTAGCCCGCCTTAATGCAACCACAGCGATTTCCCGGTACTTTCcgttaacagctgccgctgtaaaaaGTAGAAAGACGATTGCGTCAGCTCCCGTGCAGCTTCGCTGACACAGAAACGATAAGCTTTGATAGATAAGGTGGCTTGGTTTTGATAGGGGGAAGGGGGCAGGATCACGTGCTAGAAGATTAGGTTCGTGAGTGCAACATTCATTGTATTTTTCATTTGTGAGACAGTGGTTGAAAGTGCGACCTGGTTGTgccttgtgttgtgttcgtccctTGCTCTCTTGAAAATGGATttataccaactagcccaaacTATTCTTGAGGTAATATTAGCCAGCGGGTGTATCTGAACTCGTTGGGCACCATCGGTTGTCGTTGAGGGAGCCTCATGCGGTGACAGGCAGCACGTAAGTGCGTCTCAGAGGGACACAGAGTGCCCTAATTAGTGTGAGTAGTAGTGTCAGTGGCTGTTTTTAATTACGTACTGTTAATTGCTCTGGAATAGCTGGATTAGCGGGGCCACCTTAAATGGAGTATAAATCGGCATAAAGGGATGTCGATGAACAGGAATCACAGCAAATAAGAGCTCATATAGTTCAGACTCAGATTTTATTGCGGAATGAGCGAGAGCTACGTGTGGCGCAACTCAATACAAGGCAGAGTGTGGGAGAAACATGTTCTGCAGATCCTTCAGATTATACAAGCAATTCATCCAGCCGTTCCTAAGGCAGACTGTGCTAAAGTACCCGCAATTTCATTAACCACTTGCGTAGCTGCGTTAATGAGTGCGTGAACGTCGTTTGCGAATACAGTGTTGCTCATGACAGACTGGATTTCCCCAACAACGGTAGTTGCAATACTCCCTAACGTAGGGAAGGTGTTGCCTAACATTATTTCGTTCAGTATAACAGTAGCAGCGTTTTGAAAAGCCAGGACCAAGAGATTCATAATGGTGCTCGCAGATTGCAGTGTCGCTTCACTAGCTTGGCTTAGCGTGGTAAGGATTGCTTCAGCTAAAGCATTTGCAATTTCAATCAGCAAGGCAGTTGCTGTCTGGCCACCTATTGTAACGCTGTTTAGTAGGGTTATCAGCTGACTTATAACATTTACTGCTCCAGTCATAAGCGTTCCCGCCCTTGCAGCTTGACTCACAACGGAAATAACTTGATTGAGGGTGTTCGTGACTGCAGGCACAGCTTGGATGAGCGAACTCATCGTACCGGTGTCTAAACTGCTGGCGGCTTGATTCAAGAACTCAGTTAAGCCGTTGACGAGGTTTGTGGCTGCAGGAGTCAAAATGGCGTCGACTGAGGCAACTTGACCGAGAGTGTTTGTGGCACCTCCTTGGACTGTAGTCCCTGAAAATCCAGTTATAGAATGCTCGCTTAGTGCAACGCCGCACGCTGTTACGAAAAATTGGCACATGGAAATGGAAATGTGCGGGAAATGTCTGGGAAATGTGCGACTGTCCTTACGGAGTAGCGTTTGGCATATGCAAAAGAATGCTTGATACTGTATAGTTGTAATTACCTAAGTTCGATAATTGATTTAGTCCACTTTGTGCAGTTTGGCCAAGAAGAGGACCTGCTTGATCAACAGTTTGCAAACCACCTTGGAGTAGTGGTGGGGCTCCACCTAAGACACCAGTCGCGGCTTGACGTGATAAAGTGGTACGACAACTTAAATATTTATTGTGGGACATGCTTTGATTGAGGACCTTAGCACTTTCAGAGTCTTCCTTATGGAATAATAAATGACATAAGGAAACAGTACCATGACGTCTATTCCCCTAAGCTATTGAGGATATCACTTCAAATTAGCGAATTCACGAATGAGGTACCGTACATGCTGAACGAAGAGCGAAAACAGGGAAAACAACACCGGACAAGCGCTGCGCGACAAGTGCTGTGGCTTCGTGTTTTCGTTCTCCGTCCATATGGACGAAAACCAACTGATCGAACTTTCCACTTTCTCATGAGATACCCCTATTGTGTAACGTGGCATCGGTAACAACATGAATGCAGAACTAGCCTGCGGGAAGCTAATTGATTTAAGGTCGGTAAGGTGATTAAGGTAGGGTCGGGTGTTATACTGACGTAGATACAATGCAACCAAAACTATTCGGGTCGTTCGCGTACTCACCTAAGGTGCCCGCTTGATTCAGCCCTTGATTCAGCCCTTGATTTAGAACAGGAGCGACTTGATTCAACATGCCATTGGTGACAGAGGCTGAAGAAAACGGAGCACCATTATTGCATCAACAGAATGCGGTCTCAGCCTCAAATATGGCCCGTACCTAAGTCAGGAAGTGACTGACCCACAGATTGCATGGCGCCTTGGCCAACTGTTGGAGCTTGATCTAGAAAACCGGTGGCAGTTTGGCCTGAAAAGTGGTATACGTCAGGATCTCGCATAACTGCTGTCACATATTCATATGACTTTTCCCTCCTCGTTACAACATCAGTTTTGGGCACGTAACAACATTGTTAACCTTGGTCTTCGGCTAAGAGTTCCATTGAGCCAAGAGTGCACTGACACAAAAGAGCTGTGAACAACACACTGAATATAGAGAACACACGCAGAGAAAGGAATGCACGAGAAACATGTTTGTCAATTTATCGTGCCCTGAAAATTGTGGGCAGCACCACATGTGCGATGCGTGCATCTTTCCTGGGTTCTATGGTTTCGCAAGCCCGTTGCCTCTAAAGAAGCGCCTGCGGTTATTCAATCCAAGCGAGGCGAAATGGATGAAGCAATGGAACAGTTCTTATCCTATGGCATCACTTGTTGGACTTGTCTGGCTGGATCGCTTTTGTGTTTCGCTATTTCATGAACAGCACTGGAATCTCCATTACTAGGGCTATCTTTCGTATTGGGATGAACGCGATGAAAGTTATGTTATAATAGTGTATGCATCATTGTGAAGGAACAGTCATTATTCATAACCTTTTTCTGAAACTTTAAGTACTGTAAGTACTGTGTAAGGGCTGTTGGATCCTCCcttgcatctcaaggaccattggcgcttctttaatgtgtttctttcttcctttttgtgtgacgtagcgctgcgcagccagtggaggggAGTTGAAGTGTTGTACTTACACATaccttcattttcatatttcacatctcatgtttaGTATGTAATGGGTTAGTGTACcgttctcaagcggtgaatcaccccatgccatagtcatgatttatttgttgttgttgttgttgttgttgtaagggCTGTCCTGCATCTCGCGATCGTTAAGAAGGGAGATCTATCTGGGGTGCCATGTCAGCAGTGTAGGTTGAGATTAATGCAGTACTCACGAGTGAGAAGCTAAGTAACTCACCTAAGTTGTTCGCTACCTGTGTCATCTGATTCATCGCAGGTGTTCCTTGATCCAAGACGCCATTAGTGACGGAAGCTGAGGAAGACGAAAACTTTGCTTTTTAATGGCTCACTATTTCGGCCACAAAAGCGGGGGTCCTTACCCAAATCGGGAACCCCCTGATTCAATGTCCCCAGGCCATTCTGGCCGAGTCTGGAAGCTCCACCGAGTGCTCCTTTAGTAGCCTTGCCTGCGAGATATAAAATCAAAGAGCTGTAACCGATATTCCAACAGGAGGCATGAGTGGTGCTCTTAATACATTTACGATGCCTAACggaataaataaaaattatacTTCTCCACACTCAAG
It contains:
- the LOC135385049 gene encoding uncharacterized protein LOC135385049, producing MCEAVRLSPCKATKGALGGASRLGQNGLGTLNQGVPDLASVTNGVLDQGTPAMNQMTQVANNLGQTATGFLDQAPTVGQGAMQSVGQSLPDLASVTNGMLNQVAPVLNQGLNQGLNQAGTLGTTVQGGATNTLGQVASVDAILTPAATNLVNGLTEFLNQAASSLDTGTMSSLIQAVPAVTNTLNQVISVVSQAARAGTLMTGAVNVISQLITLLNSVTIGGQTATALLIEIANALAEAILTTLSQASEATLQSASTIMNLLVLAFQNAATVILNEIMLGNTFPTLGSIATTVVGEIQSVMSNTVFANDVHALINAATQVVNEIAGTLAQSALGTAG